CCAGAGCCGCTCGAAGGCGAGGTTCAGCAGGGCGACGGCGCCCCGGTGGCGCAGGGCGACGGCGGTGAAGCTGGGCGGACCGCCCACCGGGTCCTGCATCGAGAGCAGCGCGACCTCGTCGTCGAAGACCTGCATCTTCACCGGCAGGGTGTGGACGACCCGGATCCGCTGCCCCTTCTTGCTCAGCGTGCCCATCCACTCGCGCAGTTCCGGATCGTCCAGTGCCTCTCGCTCATAGAGCGCGCGGTAGCGCACGCCTCGCTCGAGCGGGACGTGCAGGAAGTGGCGGTTCTGCTCCGAGGAGAGGATGAGGGGGCGCTTGATGAGCGAGTGGACGTGGTGCTTCGCCGCGCTCGCGAAGGCGATGGCCTGCACGGCGATGCGCGCGGGGTCGGCCAGGGCCTCGACATACTGCAGCGGATCGTTCTCCCCCTTCCCTGACTGAAAGAGGGGGCCCAGTTGCGCCGCCAGCGCCAGGGCCACCGCGGCCGTCCGCTCGCGCTCGCGCTCGAGCTCCATGGCTCGCTTCGCGCTGAGCGCGGGCAGGGCCGTCGTCGGATCCGTGGGGAAGAACGTGCGCGGGGTGGTGTCACGCGCGACGCACAGGCCCTTGGCCTCCAGCGAGCGGAGCACGTCGTAGATGCGCTGCCGCGGCACCCGCGCCCGCTCGGCGAGCTCCGTGGAGCCCTGGCCGCTCCGGGAGAGCAACGCGAGGTAGACGCCACTCTCGTAGGCGTTGAGCCCGAGGCTCGCCAGGTCCGTGCTCGAAGCCTCCACCTCTGTCCCTGTCTTCACCGCTGTCGCTCCCGGACGCTGTCGCCGACTCCCCGGCTCAACACCACTTCCCAGTGGTGTCACCCTGATTAACACCACTGGGTAGTGGTGTCAACGTGAGCAGTGCGAGCGTCCCCGGCCCGCGCCCAGGCAGGGGTCTGCTCTCACGTGAGTGGCGGCAACGTCCGAGAGGCGCGCGGCTCGACCCACGAGGCCGAGCCGCGTTACGCCCACGTGCTCCTAGAACTTCACCTGGAGGGACTTCAGGTTGTGGCCCAGGGGCGGCGACACCTGCCAGTCCGGCTGCTGGTAGGCGGGCCGGACGTTCGGGAAGCGGCGCAGCAGGATGCGGAAGCACTCATCCGCCTCCATGCGCGCCAGCGCCGCGCCCAGGCAGTAGAAGGCACCCATGCCGAAGCCCAGGTGCCGGTTGGGCTTGCGGGTGATGTCGAAGCGATCCGGGTCCGGGAACACCTCGGGGTCGCGGTTGCCGGCCCCCAGGGCCAGGTAGAAGGTCTGGCCCGCGGGGAACGAGCGGCCACACACCTCCACCGGCTCGATGCTCACCCGGGAGATCACGCTCGCGGGACCATCGCAGCGCATCATCTCCTCCACCGCCGTGGCCATCAGCTCCGGCCGCGCCTTGAGGGCCTCGAACTGGTCGGGGTGCTCGAAGAGCAGCACCAGGCCGTTGGCGATGAGGTTGGCCGTCGTCTCGTGCCCGGCGAAGAGCAGGAGCACGCAGTTGGACACGATCTCCTCCTCGCTCAGGGTGCCCTCCTTCGAGGCGGCCAGCAGCACGCTGATGAGATCCTCGCTGGGCGCGCGGCGGCGCTCCTCGAGCAGGGGACGCAGGTAGTCCTGCATCTCCAGGACGCTGCGCTGGGAGCGGCGCAGCTGGTGGATGTCCGAGCGCTGGAAGAGGGCGGTGATGTCACGCGACCACGCCTGCAGCTTCTCCCGGTCGCGCGTGGGCATGCCCAGCATCTCGGCGATGACGTTGGCGGGCAGCGGGTAGGCCAGCTCCTCCACCACGTCCATGCCGCCCCGGGGCTCGGCCGCGTCGAGCAGCTCCTCGGTGAGCTGGCGCACGCGCGGGCGAAGCGCATCCACGGTGCCGGGCGTGAAGTAGCGCTTGAGCAGGAGCTGGAAGCGCAGGTGATCCTGCTCGTTGGTGTGGCCCATCCACAACTGGATGGACTGGCGCACCGGAAGCAGCTCCTGCTGCTGCTCCGGCGTCAGCAGATCCATCCAGTTCGCCATGTTGGAGGAGGCCAGACGCCGGTCCTTCAACGCCGCGAGGATGTCCGCGTAGCGAGTGAGCACATAGGCATTGAGCTGGGGGCTCCAGACCAGCGGATTCTCGGCGCGGATCCGATGCAGCGTGGGCATCGGGTTGGCCATCATCTCCGGCGTGAACAGATCGTAGGACGGAAGCGAAGCAGCGGTGGTCGTCGTCATGGCGGGAGTCTCCACCCAGAAGCAACTCGGGTAAAGCGTGAAGAAGGAGGAGGAATTCTTCCATCTGGTCAAACCTTTTTGACCACTTGGATGATTCCCCGCTCCGCGAGCGGCCCGGCGAACTGTTCACCCGGAACCTCCGCATCACCCTCGAGCGCGAAA
Above is a window of Cystobacter fuscus DNA encoding:
- a CDS encoding TrmB family transcriptional regulator, translating into MKTGTEVEASSTDLASLGLNAYESGVYLALLSRSGQGSTELAERARVPRQRIYDVLRSLEAKGLCVARDTTPRTFFPTDPTTALPALSAKRAMELERERERTAAVALALAAQLGPLFQSGKGENDPLQYVEALADPARIAVQAIAFASAAKHHVHSLIKRPLILSSEQNRHFLHVPLERGVRYRALYEREALDDPELREWMGTLSKKGQRIRVVHTLPVKMQVFDDEVALLSMQDPVGGPPSFTAVALRHRGAVALLNLAFERLWDEGTPYEDL
- a CDS encoding cytochrome P450; this encodes MTTTTAASLPSYDLFTPEMMANPMPTLHRIRAENPLVWSPQLNAYVLTRYADILAALKDRRLASSNMANWMDLLTPEQQQELLPVRQSIQLWMGHTNEQDHLRFQLLLKRYFTPGTVDALRPRVRQLTEELLDAAEPRGGMDVVEELAYPLPANVIAEMLGMPTRDREKLQAWSRDITALFQRSDIHQLRRSQRSVLEMQDYLRPLLEERRRAPSEDLISVLLAASKEGTLSEEEIVSNCVLLLFAGHETTANLIANGLVLLFEHPDQFEALKARPELMATAVEEMMRCDGPASVISRVSIEPVEVCGRSFPAGQTFYLALGAGNRDPEVFPDPDRFDITRKPNRHLGFGMGAFYCLGAALARMEADECFRILLRRFPNVRPAYQQPDWQVSPPLGHNLKSLQVKF